A genomic region of Kribbella sp. NBC_00382 contains the following coding sequences:
- a CDS encoding MOSC and FAD-binding oxidoreductase domain-containing protein, translating into MATLRSLNVGLPKDVAWHDRTVYTGVFKAPVDGPRMVRRLNVDGDGQGDLGGHGGEQRAVLVYQLDSYAHWKEHFGREDLTYGMFGENFTVDGLPDDEVCIGDRYQIGEAEFEVTQPRVTCYRVGMRLGEPELPSLLVAHHRPGFYLRVIKEGRVEAGDEIIRTQVGPEALSVADVDALLYLPNRDEAKLQRSLNISALSPGWQQSFRDLSAQYATAPAAEESSSVGWPGFRPLRVTAVVPESSSIISVCFQPEDGSGGLPAAQAGQYLTLRLAAGSDALPAVRSYSLSSAPGAAEYRISVKRDGLVSSYIHDHLKPGMTVDAAAPRGDFVLTADPGPVILVSAGVGITPVLAMLHALATEQADPQAAAESAAPASSSRAVWWIHVARDEAQQAFASEAGQLLSGLPLAHQRVFYTATGKRPTADQFAELGLPAEATAYICGPAGFMTEMTETLAGLGIARDRIHTELFGTLAAINPGITDRRAVPPHPPEGTPGTGPLVTFARSGLSVPWSDSQPSLLDLADACDVPTRWSCRTGVCHTCVTPLISGEVTYSPEPLEPAPAGQILPCCARPASEVVLDL; encoded by the coding sequence ATGGCGACGCTGCGGTCTCTGAACGTCGGTCTGCCGAAGGACGTGGCTTGGCACGACCGGACGGTCTATACGGGTGTCTTCAAGGCGCCTGTCGATGGGCCGCGGATGGTTCGTCGACTGAACGTCGACGGCGATGGGCAGGGCGATCTCGGCGGGCACGGTGGCGAGCAGCGCGCGGTGCTGGTCTACCAGCTCGATTCGTACGCGCACTGGAAGGAGCACTTCGGGCGCGAGGACCTCACGTACGGGATGTTCGGCGAGAACTTCACCGTGGATGGGTTGCCGGATGACGAGGTCTGCATCGGTGACCGGTATCAGATCGGCGAGGCGGAGTTCGAGGTCACGCAGCCGCGGGTGACGTGTTATCGCGTTGGCATGCGTCTCGGCGAGCCTGAGCTGCCGTCGCTGCTGGTCGCTCATCACCGGCCGGGGTTCTACCTCCGGGTGATCAAGGAGGGTCGCGTCGAGGCGGGCGACGAGATCATCCGGACGCAGGTCGGCCCGGAGGCGCTGAGCGTCGCGGATGTCGATGCGCTGCTCTATCTCCCGAATCGCGACGAGGCGAAACTCCAGCGCTCCCTCAACATCTCCGCCCTAAGCCCCGGCTGGCAACAATCCTTCCGCGACCTATCCGCCCAGTACGCCACTGCGCCTGCGGCTGAGGAGTCTTCCTCGGTCGGTTGGCCGGGGTTCCGGCCGTTGCGGGTGACTGCGGTGGTGCCGGAGAGCAGCTCGATCATCTCGGTCTGCTTCCAGCCGGAGGACGGCTCTGGTGGGCTGCCTGCCGCCCAGGCCGGCCAGTACTTGACGCTGCGGCTCGCGGCCGGTTCCGACGCTCTCCCGGCCGTTCGGAGCTACTCGCTGTCGTCAGCGCCGGGCGCTGCGGAGTACAGGATCAGCGTGAAGCGCGACGGCCTGGTCAGCAGCTACATCCACGACCACCTCAAGCCCGGGATGACGGTCGACGCAGCAGCACCCCGCGGCGACTTCGTACTAACCGCCGACCCCGGCCCAGTCATCCTCGTCTCAGCCGGCGTAGGCATCACCCCAGTACTAGCCATGCTCCACGCCCTCGCCACCGAACAAGCCGACCCACAGGCCGCCGCCGAGTCAGCCGCCCCAGCCAGCTCCAGCCGGGCAGTTTGGTGGATTCATGTGGCGCGGGACGAGGCTCAGCAGGCGTTTGCCTCGGAGGCGGGTCAGCTGTTGAGCGGTCTTCCGCTGGCGCATCAGCGGGTGTTCTACACGGCAACGGGCAAGCGGCCGACTGCTGATCAGTTTGCGGAGCTCGGGTTGCCGGCTGAGGCGACGGCGTACATCTGCGGACCGGCCGGCTTCATGACCGAGATGACAGAAACCCTTGCCGGCTTGGGGATTGCGCGCGATCGGATCCACACGGAGCTGTTCGGCACACTGGCAGCGATCAACCCCGGCATCACCGACCGCCGCGCAGTGCCGCCTCATCCACCTGAGGGCACGCCCGGTACCGGCCCGTTGGTCACGTTCGCTCGCAGCGGCCTGTCCGTGCCGTGGTCGGACAGCCAGCCGTCTCTGCTCGACCTGGCCGACGCCTGCGATGTACCGACGCGCTGGTCCTGCCGAACGGGCGTCTGCCACACCTGTGTCACCCCACTGATCTCCGGCGAGGTGACCTACAGCCCAGAGCCC
- a CDS encoding pyridoxamine 5'-phosphate oxidase family protein — protein MIGFHEGELAVQEKAGVAHDAARLEGMLRPASLEGGAQKFLAQRDFVAITARDGDGRLWTSGLSGQPGFLASSGSTLTIGAAPGAGDPLHGVPAWQPVGVLVIDLALRRRVRINGELVRSTDGELEIAAEQAYGNCPQYIHPHEVTQPAATLPIVTDGSLSAAAAALIEAADTFFLGTAHPTRGADTSHKGGEPGFVRIDGGDLWWPDFPGNNMFNSLGNISVDPTTSLLFLDFATGTALHLSGTATIDWNAEGETGRAVRFHPTRSVLNSWS, from the coding sequence ATGATCGGCTTCCACGAGGGTGAGCTGGCGGTCCAGGAGAAGGCCGGAGTCGCCCACGACGCGGCCCGGTTGGAGGGAATGCTGCGGCCGGCGTCGCTCGAGGGTGGCGCTCAGAAGTTCCTGGCGCAGCGCGACTTCGTGGCGATCACGGCGCGCGACGGCGATGGGCGGCTGTGGACGAGCGGTCTTTCCGGGCAGCCTGGGTTTCTCGCTTCTAGTGGGAGCACATTGACGATCGGTGCTGCGCCTGGGGCGGGCGATCCGTTGCACGGAGTACCGGCGTGGCAGCCGGTCGGCGTACTGGTGATCGATCTGGCGTTGCGGCGACGGGTTCGGATCAATGGGGAGCTGGTTCGCAGTACGGACGGGGAGCTGGAGATAGCGGCGGAGCAGGCCTACGGGAACTGTCCGCAGTACATCCATCCACACGAGGTCACCCAGCCGGCGGCGACGCTGCCGATCGTGACCGACGGGTCGCTCAGTGCGGCTGCGGCGGCTCTGATCGAGGCGGCGGATACCTTCTTCCTCGGTACTGCGCACCCCACGCGCGGCGCTGACACCTCACACAAGGGCGGCGAACCCGGCTTCGTGCGCATCGACGGTGGGGACCTGTGGTGGCCGGACTTCCCGGGCAACAACATGTTCAACAGCCTCGGCAACATCTCGGTCGACCCGACTACCTCGTTGCTCTTCCTCGACTTCGCGACCGGTACGGCGCTGCATCTGTCCGGTACGGCGACAATCGACTGGAACGCGGAAGGCGAGACGGGCCGGGCGGTCCGTTTCCATCCGACTCGGTCAGTACTCAACAGCTGGAGCTGA
- a CDS encoding CGNR zinc finger domain-containing protein, translating into MSMSPSVDDLLAAGFAMGGERLAALDLVDTQLLAVSPPVDLIETPEQLASWWSLQAGRLPAGPVPDGAAVRRLRAAVREVLDSHLTDRLPSATSVDDLNAAVAGAPQSLRMVASGEGLQAETRWHPEYGGNAALAMMARETIELMTDPARLETLRRCANPNCSMLFLAEHKRRQWCIGSRCGNRTRVARHYEKTRQS; encoded by the coding sequence ATGAGCATGAGTCCGAGTGTTGACGACCTGTTGGCCGCCGGGTTCGCCATGGGCGGCGAGCGGCTGGCGGCGCTCGACCTGGTGGACACGCAGCTACTGGCAGTCAGTCCGCCGGTGGATCTGATCGAGACGCCGGAGCAGCTGGCGAGCTGGTGGTCGTTGCAGGCGGGCCGGCTCCCGGCTGGACCGGTGCCGGACGGTGCCGCGGTGCGCCGGTTGCGGGCCGCAGTACGGGAGGTGCTCGACTCGCACCTGACCGATCGGTTGCCGTCGGCAACCTCTGTGGACGACCTCAACGCGGCCGTCGCCGGGGCGCCGCAGAGCCTGCGGATGGTGGCTTCTGGCGAGGGGTTGCAGGCCGAGACGCGCTGGCATCCGGAGTACGGCGGGAACGCGGCGCTCGCGATGATGGCGCGCGAGACGATCGAGCTGATGACCGATCCGGCCCGGCTGGAGACGCTCCGGAGATGCGCGAACCCGAACTGCTCGATGCTCTTCCTCGCCGAGCACAAGCGGCGGCAGTGGTGCATCGGCAGCCGGTGCGGCAACCGCACTCGGGTCGCCAGGCACTACGAGAAGACGAGGCAGTCATGA
- a CDS encoding DUF427 domain-containing protein: protein MGLSWQQGPLGGGAVGRFLTPEPLPERLLYAERLRRRMRVRFGGEWIADSEDVVLLHEPGRYPVAYFPRRDVRADVLSGGERTTQHRDLGTTAWFTVGGGGRETQRAAWEHIDLPAYAGDLAGRVAFAWRAMDAFYEEDERILGHAADAYHRIDIRRTSRHLVVRDGDRVIAETSRPVVLYESGFAPRWYVPREDIVDGELTPVDGQTFCPYKGLADYYDIGTAKRAAWSYREAYDEVGRVSDFVSFEADKVEVTLDDVRLQPEPGQQVKPHGIDRGLDTDELISVD, encoded by the coding sequence ATGGGACTGTCCTGGCAACAAGGACCACTGGGTGGCGGCGCGGTCGGTCGCTTCCTGACGCCGGAACCGCTGCCCGAGCGGCTGCTGTACGCCGAGCGTCTGCGGCGGCGGATGCGGGTCCGGTTCGGTGGCGAGTGGATCGCGGACAGCGAGGACGTGGTCCTGCTGCACGAGCCGGGGCGCTACCCGGTCGCGTACTTCCCGCGCCGCGACGTTCGCGCCGACGTGCTGTCGGGTGGCGAGCGGACGACGCAGCACCGCGACTTGGGCACGACCGCCTGGTTCACGGTGGGCGGCGGCGGCCGTGAGACGCAGCGGGCGGCTTGGGAGCACATCGATCTGCCCGCGTACGCCGGGGATCTGGCCGGCCGGGTCGCTTTTGCGTGGCGGGCGATGGATGCGTTCTACGAGGAGGACGAGCGGATCCTGGGGCACGCTGCGGACGCTTATCACCGGATCGACATTCGGAGGACGTCGCGGCATCTCGTAGTACGGGATGGGGATCGGGTGATCGCTGAGACGTCGCGGCCGGTGGTGCTGTACGAGTCGGGGTTCGCGCCGCGGTGGTACGTGCCCCGCGAGGACATCGTGGACGGCGAGCTCACGCCGGTCGACGGGCAGACCTTCTGCCCGTACAAGGGGTTGGCTGACTACTACGACATCGGTACTGCGAAGCGCGCGGCCTGGTCGTATCGCGAGGCCTACGACGAGGTCGGCCGGGTGTCGGATTTCGTGTCCTTCGAGGCCGACAAGGTCGAGGTGACGCTGGACGACGTACGGCTGCAGCCGGAGCCGGGGCAACAGGTCAAGCCGCACGGCATCGACCGCGGGCTCGACACCGACGAACTCATCTCGGTCGACTGA
- a CDS encoding SDR family oxidoreductase, with the protein MSLENKTVLVVGRGSGIARATVTALLAAGAKVVAAGRDQEVLAAAYKGTAVETATVDLNDEASIAALAESIEVDHVVSTASARARGLVAELTPAAMLGSFQTKVIGPILLAKHFAPRLPTDGSFVFFSGHSARKSHPGMLAVGATNAAVDAVARSLAVELAPLRVNAVSPGTIDTGAYDGLGEAAKAELFAHRVAENPVGRLGTAEDVAGAVIFALTSTFVTGTSVAVDGGEPIV; encoded by the coding sequence ATGTCATTGGAAAACAAGACCGTGTTGGTCGTCGGCCGCGGTAGCGGGATCGCCCGGGCGACGGTGACGGCACTACTCGCGGCGGGTGCAAAGGTCGTGGCTGCTGGTCGCGATCAGGAGGTGCTGGCGGCGGCGTACAAGGGAACTGCTGTCGAGACGGCGACGGTGGATCTCAATGACGAGGCGTCGATCGCCGCGCTCGCCGAATCGATCGAGGTCGACCATGTTGTCTCCACTGCGTCGGCGCGGGCTCGCGGGCTGGTCGCTGAGCTGACGCCGGCCGCGATGCTCGGGTCCTTCCAGACCAAGGTGATCGGCCCGATCCTGCTGGCCAAGCACTTCGCGCCGCGGCTGCCGACCGACGGCTCGTTCGTCTTCTTCTCCGGGCATTCCGCACGTAAGTCGCACCCCGGGATGCTCGCGGTCGGCGCGACCAACGCGGCCGTGGATGCGGTCGCCCGATCGCTCGCGGTCGAACTCGCGCCGCTCCGCGTGAACGCCGTCTCGCCCGGCACCATCGACACCGGCGCGTACGACGGCCTCGGCGAGGCAGCCAAAGCCGAGCTCTTCGCCCATCGGGTCGCAGAGAACCCCGTCGGCCGCCTGGGCACCGCGGAAGACGTCGCCGGCGCTGTCATCTTCGCCCTCACCAGCACCTTCGTCACCGGTACTTCGGTAGCGGTCGACGGCGGCGAACCGATCGTCTGA
- a CDS encoding VOC family protein: protein MSHEPAVIVGEMLFELVPLPVTDIDRAKAFYGDQLGFELDVDVSPVDGVRIVQFTPPGSYCSIKLSTGIPEVEMPAGSLRGLHLIVADIEATREALIARGVDVKPIEEVRGVYFAYFSDPDGNTWTLQHLPWRK, encoded by the coding sequence ATGTCCCACGAACCCGCAGTCATCGTCGGCGAGATGCTCTTCGAACTGGTCCCGTTGCCGGTCACTGACATCGACCGAGCCAAAGCCTTCTACGGCGACCAACTCGGCTTCGAGCTGGACGTCGACGTCAGCCCGGTGGACGGCGTACGGATCGTCCAGTTCACCCCGCCCGGCTCGTACTGCTCGATCAAGCTCTCCACCGGCATCCCCGAGGTCGAGATGCCCGCCGGCTCCCTCCGCGGCTTGCACCTCATCGTCGCCGACATCGAGGCAACCCGCGAGGCGCTGATCGCCCGAGGCGTCGATGTGAAGCCGATCGAAGAGGTGCGCGGCGTCTACTTCGCCTACTTCTCCGACCCCGACGGCAACACCTGGACCCTCCAGCACCTGCCGTGGCGCAAGTGA
- a CDS encoding YybH family protein produces MNTSSILSTVLDQWKAGVDAHDPDAVAKVFTDDAIFQGLHPYSVGPAGVAEYYASQPLGMKADYEILETRQLSDDLILGYLKVAFSFVDRPTLDVNLSILAHSNNNTWKIAHYQVSKLS; encoded by the coding sequence ATGAACACCAGCAGCATCCTCAGTACCGTCCTCGACCAGTGGAAGGCCGGCGTAGACGCCCACGACCCGGACGCCGTCGCCAAGGTCTTCACCGACGACGCAATCTTCCAAGGCCTGCACCCGTACAGCGTCGGTCCCGCCGGCGTAGCCGAGTACTACGCGTCACAACCCCTCGGTATGAAGGCCGACTACGAAATCCTCGAGACCAGGCAACTCTCAGACGACCTCATCCTCGGCTACCTCAAAGTCGCCTTCTCCTTCGTCGACCGCCCCACACTAGACGTCAACCTGAGCATCCTTGCCCACAGCAACAACAACACCTGGAAGATCGCCCACTACCAGGTCTCGAAACTCAGCTGA
- a CDS encoding YbfB/YjiJ family MFS transporter encodes MKAGQVGAALAVGMGIGRFVYTPILPLMQAQAGMSATTGAHLATANYVGYLIGALIAIVVPRSQLVLRLALLTLIATLALMPAGGWLVLRLLAGIASALIFVIATSALLHSPAHHLIGWALGGIGAGIALSGLAVLIIHTWQDAWWTAAALSLAIAVPAWQLRPSGETTQPSQVAANSPRWFGALLVSYSLEGVGYVIAGTFLVAAINQTTTGPIGSTAWVLVGLAAIPSTALWAWLSRTWSRPTLLVTALILQAIGLALPVLSGGTIPALLSATLFGATFLGICGMTLAIGAHLQVPRAVAILTTGYSIGQIIGPLAVTPLLHNGYHQALLIAAAIVTLAAVAAGALRHHFPHHLGPLPSRVHLKELQA; translated from the coding sequence ATGAAGGCGGGCCAGGTGGGCGCGGCATTGGCGGTCGGGATGGGAATCGGGCGGTTCGTCTACACCCCGATCCTGCCGCTGATGCAGGCGCAGGCGGGGATGTCGGCGACAACCGGCGCCCACCTGGCGACCGCCAACTACGTCGGCTACCTGATCGGGGCTCTCATCGCCATCGTGGTGCCCAGGTCCCAGCTCGTACTGCGATTGGCGCTCCTGACCCTGATCGCAACACTCGCCCTGATGCCGGCCGGCGGTTGGCTCGTACTGAGGTTGCTGGCAGGAATAGCCAGTGCCCTCATCTTCGTGATCGCCACCAGCGCACTCCTCCACAGCCCGGCGCATCACCTGATCGGCTGGGCACTCGGCGGAATCGGCGCAGGGATCGCGTTGTCGGGCCTTGCCGTCCTCATCATCCATACGTGGCAAGACGCCTGGTGGACAGCCGCAGCACTTTCGTTGGCAATCGCCGTTCCGGCCTGGCAACTCCGTCCGTCGGGCGAAACCACCCAACCGTCACAGGTCGCCGCCAACAGTCCGCGCTGGTTCGGAGCGCTTCTCGTGAGCTACTCCCTCGAAGGCGTTGGCTACGTCATCGCCGGTACGTTTCTGGTTGCCGCTATCAACCAAACGACCACCGGCCCGATCGGCAGCACCGCCTGGGTCCTGGTCGGCCTCGCCGCCATACCGTCCACTGCACTCTGGGCCTGGCTGAGCCGCACCTGGTCGCGCCCGACCCTGCTCGTCACCGCTCTGATCCTGCAGGCCATCGGCTTGGCCCTGCCCGTCCTGAGCGGCGGCACGATCCCAGCATTGCTGTCAGCAACGCTGTTTGGGGCAACCTTCCTGGGCATCTGCGGCATGACTCTGGCCATCGGCGCACATCTCCAAGTTCCACGCGCCGTCGCCATCCTCACCACCGGCTACAGCATCGGACAGATCATCGGCCCGCTGGCCGTCACACCACTTCTCCACAACGGCTACCACCAGGCGCTACTCATCGCCGCCGCCATCGTCACACTGGCAGCAGTCGCTGCCGGCGCCCTCAGACACCACTTCCCGCACCACCTCGGCCCGCTACCGAGCCGGGTTCACCTCAAGGAGCTCCAAGCATGA
- a CDS encoding SDR family NAD(P)-dependent oxidoreductase: protein MSTQKVAVVTGASQGFGAGLVTAYRKLGYAVVANSRSIQPSDDPLVLAVAGDIATPGVGNRIIEQGLEAFGRIDTVINNAGVFIAKPFTDYTDEEFDLVTGVNLRGFFELTRRAVQAMLATGDGGHIVNISTALVDHANSNVPSALASLTKGGLNAVTRSLAIEYAGRGIRVNTVSPGIMRTPMHPEETHEVLAGLHPVGRMGEISDVVGAVTYLEEAPFVTGEILHVDGGQSAGH from the coding sequence GTGAGTACCCAGAAAGTCGCAGTCGTCACCGGCGCATCGCAGGGCTTCGGCGCGGGGCTGGTGACCGCATACCGCAAGCTCGGGTACGCCGTGGTGGCCAACTCGCGCTCCATCCAGCCCTCCGACGACCCGCTGGTACTGGCCGTGGCCGGCGACATCGCCACCCCGGGCGTCGGCAACCGGATCATCGAGCAGGGCCTTGAGGCGTTCGGCCGGATCGACACCGTGATCAACAACGCCGGCGTCTTCATCGCCAAGCCGTTCACCGACTACACCGACGAGGAGTTCGACCTCGTCACCGGCGTGAACCTGCGCGGCTTCTTCGAGCTCACCCGGCGCGCTGTCCAGGCGATGCTCGCAACCGGAGACGGCGGCCACATCGTGAACATCTCGACGGCGCTGGTCGACCACGCCAACTCCAACGTGCCGTCCGCCCTCGCATCGCTGACCAAGGGCGGGCTCAACGCCGTCACGCGGTCCCTGGCGATCGAGTACGCCGGTCGCGGTATCCGGGTCAACACGGTCTCCCCCGGCATCATGCGGACGCCGATGCATCCGGAAGAGACTCACGAAGTACTGGCGGGCCTGCACCCGGTCGGCCGGATGGGCGAGATCTCCGACGTCGTCGGGGCCGTCACCTACCTCGAAGAGGCGCCGTTCGTGACCGGCGAGATCCTGCACGTCGACGGCGGCCAGAGCGCCGGACACTGA
- a CDS encoding LysR family transcriptional regulator → MELRQLRYFVAVAEELNFGRAAATLHIAGPSLSQQIKALERDLGIKLFDRDRRSVTLTPSGEALVAPARDLLKQADELRRSAVGLAKAEPVRLGYVSWHPPDLITRVSGIAQLRIDAWVLPSHTQAARVADGSVDLAIAWIKTSALAELNLEARFLGADRLYAVSPGADDSPVLAKDVIILVDSDIATWSSWNDYAEELARATGARLEYVDDGGMTGPAFHEHVRRLRRPVLNNPKRTTTPTPPDLTERPVTDPAPYWTWSLLSRASDPRTAVQSTIHALTDDVPPLCADLSACWLPVEDPYR, encoded by the coding sequence ATGGAACTGCGACAGCTCCGCTACTTCGTCGCGGTGGCCGAGGAGCTGAACTTCGGCCGCGCTGCCGCCACCCTGCACATCGCCGGCCCGTCGCTGTCGCAGCAGATCAAGGCGCTCGAACGCGACCTCGGCATCAAGCTGTTCGACCGCGACCGCCGCTCGGTCACCCTGACCCCGTCCGGCGAGGCGCTCGTGGCGCCGGCCCGGGACCTCCTCAAGCAGGCCGATGAACTCCGCCGCTCAGCTGTCGGCCTGGCCAAGGCCGAACCGGTCCGCCTCGGCTACGTCAGCTGGCATCCGCCGGACCTGATCACCCGCGTCTCCGGCATCGCCCAACTCCGCATCGACGCCTGGGTGCTGCCGTCGCACACGCAGGCCGCCCGGGTCGCCGACGGCAGCGTCGACCTGGCCATCGCCTGGATCAAGACCTCCGCCTTGGCCGAGCTCAACCTCGAGGCCCGCTTCCTCGGCGCCGACCGCCTGTACGCCGTATCGCCAGGCGCCGACGATTCGCCGGTACTCGCGAAGGACGTCATCATCCTGGTGGACTCCGACATCGCCACCTGGTCCTCGTGGAACGACTACGCGGAGGAGCTCGCCCGAGCCACCGGAGCCCGACTCGAGTACGTCGACGACGGTGGGATGACCGGCCCGGCCTTCCACGAGCACGTCCGCCGACTCCGCCGCCCCGTCCTCAACAACCCGAAGCGCACCACCACCCCAACGCCGCCCGACCTCACCGAACGCCCAGTCACCGACCCGGCCCCGTACTGGACCTGGTCCCTCCTGTCCCGCGCGTCCGACCCCCGCACAGCGGTCCAATCCACCATCCACGCGCTGACGGATGACGTCCCACCGCTCTGCGCCGACCTCTCCGCGTGCTGGCTCCCGGTCGAGGATCCCTACCGGTAG
- a CDS encoding cation diffusion facilitator family transporter, giving the protein MVDGDGDGRHLLAEVPGSAATGGGESLTTVLVAFGANVLIAIAKSVAALATGSASILAEAAHSWADAGNEIFLLIANRRAHKPADELHPLGHGREAYVWSLFAALGLFVAGAAVSITHGVQELITPEPAGHFVIGYVVLGVSFVLEGISFAQSARQAKGEAATLDRDLIEHVLATSDPTLRAVFVEDAAALGGLVIAAAGLFAHQLTGSAIPDAIGSILVGLLLAWVALLLINRNRRFLVGQEADPKVRQAALQAILAAPEVARVTYLRLEIVGPRMISVIGDVDLTGDDTESHVAVRLRALEAKISASPAVAGAVLSLSAPDEPTLSA; this is encoded by the coding sequence ATGGTGGATGGAGACGGGGACGGGCGGCATCTGCTGGCGGAGGTGCCTGGGAGCGCGGCGACCGGTGGTGGCGAGAGTCTGACGACGGTATTGGTTGCCTTCGGAGCCAATGTGCTGATCGCGATCGCCAAGTCGGTGGCCGCGCTGGCGACCGGGTCGGCCTCGATCCTGGCCGAGGCGGCGCACTCCTGGGCTGATGCCGGCAACGAGATCTTCCTGTTGATCGCGAATCGGCGGGCGCACAAGCCAGCCGATGAGCTGCACCCGTTGGGGCATGGGCGCGAGGCCTATGTGTGGTCGCTGTTCGCCGCGCTCGGGCTGTTCGTCGCGGGCGCCGCGGTGTCGATCACGCACGGGGTCCAGGAGCTCATCACGCCGGAACCGGCCGGACACTTCGTCATCGGGTACGTCGTACTGGGCGTCTCCTTCGTCCTCGAAGGCATCTCGTTCGCTCAATCGGCCCGTCAGGCCAAGGGCGAGGCCGCCACCCTCGACCGCGACCTGATCGAGCACGTACTCGCCACCTCCGACCCGACACTCAGGGCAGTGTTCGTGGAGGACGCCGCCGCGCTGGGCGGACTCGTCATCGCGGCCGCCGGCCTCTTCGCGCACCAACTGACCGGCTCAGCCATCCCCGACGCCATCGGCTCGATCCTCGTCGGCCTGCTGCTCGCCTGGGTCGCCCTGCTCCTGATCAACCGCAACCGCCGCTTCCTGGTCGGTCAGGAAGCCGATCCGAAGGTCCGCCAAGCCGCCCTGCAGGCAATCCTCGCCGCCCCGGAAGTTGCCCGGGTCACCTATCTCCGCCTGGAGATCGTCGGCCCCCGGATGATCTCGGTGATCGGCGACGTCGACCTCACCGGCGACGACACCGAGTCGCATGTAGCCGTCCGCCTCCGCGCCCTCGAAGCCAAAATCAGCGCCTCCCCCGCGGTGGCCGGCGCAGTCCTCAGCCTCTCGGCCCCCGACGAACCCACCCTGAGTGCCTGA
- a CDS encoding VOC family protein, which yields MTEQNGFPAPEHGLVVTHFLTVRDVQVSREFYAEVFGGEVVLAENPATVRVANTWIIMNPGGGPTPDKPDVTLRAPEPGDPVSAFLNVRVADIAAFYTAARAKGAHFLTEPQDRGAEIRCYLRDPDGYLIEIGQTTGLLHGITAT from the coding sequence ATGACGGAGCAGAACGGGTTTCCCGCGCCGGAGCACGGATTGGTGGTGACTCACTTCTTGACCGTGCGCGACGTTCAGGTCTCGCGTGAGTTCTACGCGGAGGTGTTCGGCGGGGAGGTCGTACTGGCCGAGAATCCCGCCACCGTCCGGGTCGCCAACACCTGGATCATCATGAATCCAGGTGGCGGCCCGACTCCTGACAAGCCGGACGTCACCCTCAGGGCGCCCGAGCCCGGCGACCCGGTATCCGCGTTCCTGAACGTCCGAGTCGCCGACATCGCCGCCTTCTACACCGCCGCCCGGGCGAAAGGCGCCCACTTCCTCACCGAGCCCCAGGACCGCGGCGCAGAGATCCGCTGCTACCTCCGCGACCCCGACGGCTACCTCATAGAAATAGGCCAAACCACAGGCCTGCTCCACGGAATCACAGCAACCTAA